Below is a genomic region from Fusobacterium canifelinum.
AATTTTTACTAGAAGTGAAGAAAAATTTTGAAATAAAATTATGTTCTTTCAAAGGTGGAACAAAGGAAAATGCAATACCTAGAGTTGCAATGGTTGAAATAGCTGTTATGAAAAAAGATGTTAAAAATTTTAAAATTAAAGTTACTGAAATTATGAAAAATATTATAGATAAATATATTTCAATAGAAAAAAATATAGAACTTGAAATGTTTCCAACTGATGAACATTCAAAATGTTTCAGTGATGATTTTTTTAATAGATTTCTAACTTTTATGACTGAAGCACCTACTGGTTTAAATACTTGGTTAGAAGCTTATCCAGATATAGTAGAAAGTTCAGACAATATAGCAATACTTAGAACTTTTGATGACAAAATTCATATTGAAGTTTCTTTAAGAAGTGCTGAGCCTACTGTTATGGATGAATTAACAGTTACATTTGAAAATCTTTCTAAAAAATATAAGGCAAATTTCCAAGTTACTAAAGGTTATCCTGAATGGAAATTTAGAAAAGATTCTCATTTAAGGAATACAGCTTTAAACTTATATAATAATTTATTTGGTAAAAATATGGAAGTCACAGTTATGCATGCAGGATTAGAGTGTGGAGTTATTGGAGTAAACTATCCAGATTTAGATATGATTTCCATTGGACCGAATATTTATGATGTTCATACACCAAAAGAAAAAATGGACATAAAATCTGTTGAAAGAACTTATCTTTATATAACTGAATTATTAAAAACTCTTAAATAATTGGATGAAATATTTAGCACCTTTATTTGCAATTTAGTGGCTAGTTTCTTTTATATTCCTAACTATAGCAACACAAATACAGTATGGACCATTCTGATAACTAATAAAAAATGAAAATTTATCTGAAATTTTTTATGAATATGTACTCACTCCAAAAATTGGATAATTTAATTTAACTTACTGATAAGGATTGACTTTTGTAAGAAGCAAAAGTTAATCCTTTTAATTTTTTCTTATTTTTTAAACAAAATTCATAATTTTTTATACGATATTTAAGTATAGATTATATTATTTTAACACAATATATATTATTGACATACTTAATTTAGAGATATATAATAAAAATATAGAAATAAACTATTTTATTTAAATTTAAGGAGGCTATATGGCTAAGTTAGAAGCTTTTATAAAAGCAAAGGAAAAATTGTCAAAAGTACTTTTAGAAACACACTTAATTTACAGTCCTATATTCTCAAAAGAATCTGGAAATAAAGTATTTATCAAACCAGAGAACTTACAAAAAACAGGTTCATTTAAAATAAGAGGAGCATACAATAAAATTTCTAATCTAACAGATGCTGAAAAGAAAAGAGGTGTAATTGCTTCATCTGCTGGAAACCATGCTCAAGGAGTTGCTTATGGTGCTAAAGAATCTGGTATAAAAGCAGTTATTGTAATGCCTAAATCTACCCCTCTTATAAAAGTTGAATCTACAAAACAATATGGTGCAGAAGTTATCTTACATGGTGATGTCTATGATGATGCCTTTAAGAAAGCAAAAGAATTAGAAGAAAAAGAAGGTTATGTATTTGTCCATCCTTTTAATGATGAAGATGTTTTAGATGGTCAAGGAACAATAGCTCTAGAAATTTTAGAAGAACTTCCTGAAACAGATATTATACTTGTTCCTATTGGTGGTGGTGGTTTAATTTCAGGTATAGCCTGTGCTGCAAAGATATTAAAACCTGAAATAAAAATTATTGGTGTAGAACCAGAAAGAGCTGCATCAGCTTATGAAGCTATAAAAGAAAATAAAGTTGTTGAACTTAAAGAAGCAAATACAATAGCTGATGGAACTGCTGTAAAAAAAATTGGAGACTTAAATTTTGAATATATCAAAAAGTATGTTGATGAAATTATTACAGTATCAGATTATGAATTGATGGAAGCATTCTTATTATTGGTGGAAAAACATAAAATTATTGCAGAAAACTCTGGAATACTATCAGTTGCTGCTACAAAAAAAATAAAAGAAAAAAATAAAAAAATTGTATCTGTTATAAGTGGTGGTAATATAGATGTTTTAATGATTTCATCTATGATTAATAAAGGACTTATAAGAAGAGATAGAATCTTTAATTTTTCAGTAAACATCCCAGATAAACCAGGAGAATTAGCAAAAGTTGTGGATTTAATAGCAGAGCAAGGAGCTAATGTTATAAAACTTGAACACAATCAATTTAAAAATCTATCAAGATTCAAAGATGTTGAATTACAAGTTACAGTTGAAACTAATGGTAGTGAACATGTTAAAAATTTAGTTCAAGTCTTTGAAGAAAAAGGTTATGAAATAGTTAAAATTAAGTCTAAAGTAAATTAAAATCTCAAAAGAAAGGTATTATAAATAAATTTTATAACACCTTTCTTTTTTGTTAATTTAAGTTAATTTTTCATTATCATTGATACAGCTTTATTAATAAGTTCCTTTTCTAATTGTAATTTCTTTTCAGAATTTTCCAGACTTGTAAGTTCTAAAACTTTTGCATCTCCAACTATCCTACGTATCATCTCTGTTCCTGCATAAGCTAGAGAGTCTTTTACAATATTTTCAATATAATATTCTCTAAATTTTTTATTTTTAAGTAACTTATCATTTGAATATTTTTCCCATAACAATTTACACTTTTTAGAAAATAAGATAGGAATATCAAGAATGCATTTTTCTAGCCAATTTATAAATTCTTCCTTCTTTTTACTATCTTCCACAAAAAATTTAGCTCTATATAAAGGAAAATATAAGTTTCCTATTACATTTCCAATATCATAAGCCATTGGTCCATAAAATGAAAACTCAGGGTCTATAATTTTTATTCCTTTTTCATTTATAAAAATTGAGCCAGAATGTAAATCCCCATGTATTAAAGATTGAGAATAGTTCATAAATTTTTCTCTTAACTTTAAAATTGAAAAATGTAAATCTTCATTTTTATATAACATATTTTCTACAAACTCTTCATTTCCAGCAGTTATAATATTTCTATTTCTATTATTATCATATGGTTCTGTAAAAACTAAACATTCACTAATATCGCATAATTCAGGATTAATAAATTCTTTTACATTTTTCTTTTTTTCAAACTTATTCATAAATAAATCTGTTGTCAAAAGTAAAGTTCTACTTAAAAATTCTGAGATATTATCTGCAAAATTTGGGAATATTTTTCCTGCTATAAGCTCTGTTCTCAAATTTTTATATTCTGAAATATCTTCCATTGCCAATACACACATAATTTCATCATAAAAATATATTTCAGGGACGAAATGAGGAGCTAAATTATTTTCAATCCTTAAAATATTTGCTTCAATTTTACTTCTTATCAAATCCAAAGGTCTTCCTGATGAACGAAGTAATTTATCTGCTTGTTTTAGAACAATAGATTTCCCATCAATTTTATTTTCTACTTTAAAAATATAATTTATATTGCCATCTCCAATTTCTTTAACAGTTAAATTAGCATTTTCTGGAAAAAGATTTTTTTCTTTTACATAAGAAATAACTTCATCACAATCCAGTAAAAAATGTTCTTGATATTTCATATCATCCCTCCATTTTAATAATATTGCTCTACTTCATCTTTAAAATATTCATCTAAATTATAAGGAGAAAAAATTTTTTTATCAGTAACAACTCCATTTATAAGATATGGAGGAGTAATATCAAAAGCAGGATAATAAGCTTCAACTCCATTTAAAGTATTTTTTAAATTATTAAATTCAAGAACCTCATTTGGATTTCTTTCTTCTATAACAATATCTTTTTTTAATTTATCAATATCTGGTATGCCTGTAACAAAATATGGAATACCAAAATGTTTACAAAGAATAGCAATTTGTAAAGTTCCCACTTTATTGACGATATATCCATCCATACATATAGTATCAGCTGCTGATGTGAATAAATCTATATTTTTTCGTGATATTGTCCAAGCGACCATATTATCTGTTATAACAGTAGTTTTAAATCCTTGTTCTTTTAAAACACTAGCAGTTAACCTAGCTCCTTGCAAATAAGGTCTAGTTTCTGGACAAAAAAATTCAATATCTTTATTTTGATTTTTTATCTCTCTCCCCATACAACCTACAATAGTTTCTCCAAAACACTGTGTTAAAACTTTTCCCTTATTAGGAAATAAACTTACTAAATTTTTTGCAACAAGACTCATTCTTTTATAACGCCTTTCCAAAGAATCATAAGTTCTTTGAAAAATAACTTCTACTGGATTTTTATTTTCAGTAATAGCTTGTTTTGCTACCTCTAAACAAGACTCTGTAACCAATTTCATTCTATTAATAGTTGTCGGTCTTGCTGTTGAAATATCGTAAGAAGCCTTTTCTAAAAATTTAATTTGTTCTTCTTTACTTAAATTTTTTGACTGATATGCTGCTAAAGCCATTCCCATACCAGCAGCTGTATAAGGTCCCGCACTTTGAGTTACCATATCAGCAATAGCTTGTCTAACCTCTAAATAATTAGTACAAATTACAAATTTAATCTCCCTTGGATATACTCTTCTATCTAATATTTTAACTTTACCATCTTGATACCAAGCTACATTTTCATACTGTAATAAAAAGGCTAACCCTTCATCCATTCTTTGCATTTTTTTTAAATCCTTTCTTTTGTATATTTTTAATTTTTTTCTTTAAGTTTTGGTATACCTGTAATAATAGCTAATATTCCCATCACTATCATAAACATAGAATACCAAGAATAAGGCACTATACTGACAGGAGATATTTGTGCCATTGCAGCAGCAACTAATATTTGCCCAGCATAAGGCATTAAGCCTTGAAAAGCCGAAGAAAATATATCTAAAAGCCCTGCCACCCTTCTTCTATCAACAGAAAATTTATCAGCTATATCTTTTGCTAAAGGTCCAGCTGTGATAATAGAAACTGTATTATTAGTTGTTGCTAAGCATAATAAACTAACCAATATAGATATACCAAATTCAGCACCTTTTTTTGATTTTATTTTTGCTGTCAAATTTTCAAGTAAATAGTCTATTCCACCTAGATATTCCATTATAGCTACAACTCCTCCAACTACTAAAGCTATAATTGCCATATTTTCCATCCAACCCATACCTCTTTGAACTACTGAAAAAATTTCAATAAAAGTAAATGAATTATTTATTAAACCTATTATTAATCCAAGTACAACTCCAATAGTCAAAACTATTATTACATTAATTCCAATTAAAGCTAAAACTATTATAGATACATATGGAACTAAATTCAATAGGCTATATTCATAAACTGCCCCTTGTACTCCTTCACCACCAATAAAACTTAACACTATTATATTTAATATTACAGCAGGAAGTACAATTAAAAAATTAACTTTAAATTTGTCTTTCATTTCAACTTCTTGTGTTCTAGTTGCTGCTATTGTAGTATCAGAAATAAAAGATAAATTATCCCCAAACATTGCTCCTCCAACAACAACTCCACAAATAAGTGGTAAACTTATACCAGTTTCATTTGCAATACCTACGGCGATTGGAGTTAAAGCGGACACTGTTCCCATTGAAGTTCCCATAGCAAAACTTAAAATGCAACCTATTATAAATAAACCAGGAAGTAACATTTTTAATGGTAAAAGTGTAAGACCTAAATTTACCATAGATTTTACTGCTCCCATAGCATCAGCAACAGAATAAAAAGCTCCTGCCAATAAAAATATAATCACTAATAATAAAAGTGTTGAATCACTGGCACCTTTACAAAAAATTTCAACTTTTTGCTCAAAGTTTATTTTTTCCTTATTTGGATTGTTAAAACATAAAGCAATAGCAACTGTTATTGTAAAGGCAACAAGTAAAGGCATATTATCAATTTTATCTGTAAATATTCCAGTACTTGCATAAATTAATAAAAATATTAGCAATGGAACCAAACCTAAAAAGCTTCCTTTTTTCTTCATAAATAGCCCTCCTTATTTTGCTAAATTTAAGATATTAATAATATCTTGCTTATTTAATTGCATAAACCTACCAAGTGTTTCAGAGTTCCCTAGTGCCTTTTCAGCCATTAAAGAAAAGTATTCTTCTGTTATTCCATAATCTGATAATCTTAAATTTATCCCTAAACTCTTAAAAAATTCTTCTAATTTATTTATTCCTTCATCTATATTTGTAATATTAAAAACTTCTTTGAAAAATTTTTCAAATATTTGAGGATGAATATTTTTTGTATATTTCATCCAAGCAGGAAAAATAATTGCCATACCAATACCATGAGTCAAATCATATATTCCACTTATTTCATGTTCAATTCTATGAGAAGCCCAATCTGCAACTCTTCCACAAGCAATCATTCCATTGTGTGCCATAGTTGCTGCCCACATAATTTGTGAACAATAATTATAATTTTTTCTATCTTTCATAAGAAGAGGTCCATATTTTACTACTGTTTTCATAGTAGCTTCAATTAAAGAATCACTTAAAGCTGTATCTATTGACTTTGTAAAATATCTCTCCATCAAATGTGATAAAATATCTACAATTCCAGCAGCCATTAATCTATCAGGAATTGTATAACAAACTTCAGGATTTAATATTGCAAATTTTGGAAAATTAACTTCTGTATCACAAACAGCTTTTTGTTTTTTATTTTCATCTGTTATAATTGAACTTTCAGACATTTCAGAACCAGCTCCTGGAATAGTTAAAACAACCCCTATTCCCAATGTATCTTGAGGAATTCTTTTACCAGTAAAAAAGTCCCAAATATCTCCATTATCAACAGCTCCAAGTGAAATTGCTTTAGCTGAGTCAATAACACTTGCTCCACCAACTGCTAAAATAAAAGTAATGTTTTCTTCTTTACAGATTTTAATTCCTTCATAAACCAGAGATAACCTAGGATTAGGAACAACTCCTCCAAGTTCAATAAATTCAATATCAAATTCTTTTAATGAAGAAATAACTTTTTCATAAATACCAAGTTTTTTTATTAATTCCCCATCTGTCTCATAATGCAAAAGAATTTTAGGAGTTCTTTTTGAAAAAATTTTAATATTTTTACCAATTTCACTATAATTATCTTTTCCAAAAATGATTTTAGTATCATTTTTATAATTAAAATTGTCCATAATACCATCTCCTTTAAAAACATATCTTATTAAAACAATTTGTCTACTTATTATATTTATATATAAAAAATACGAAAAAGTAAAGTTTATTTAAAAAAACTGTACATGAACAGTTTTATAAAAATGCTTGTTTTATTTTTATTTAATAGTAAACTATGAAGAAGAGGAGGTGCTATAATGAAATACGAAGAAGTCATCCAAGATATCAAAGTTAAAATTATTCAGGGTTATTGGAAAGTAGATGATAAGTTACCATCTTTAAGACAATTAGCAAGAAAATATGAAACTTCAAGTAATACCATTGCTTTTGCTTTTCGTATATTAAGAGATGAGGGATATATTTTTTCTATCCCAGCAGTTGGTTATTTTATAAAAAAAAGAAAAGATTTTCAAATAAGTAAACAAGTAAAAACTATTTTAAAAAGTTATTATGATGCTGAAAATAAAAATGATAATTTAATAAATTTTACAAGTACTAATTTACTTTCTAAATATATAAATAATAACTTAATATCCTATCTTTTTGAAGCACAGAAAAAAAATTTTAATCAAAACAAAGCTTTAGAAAATAATTCCTCATTGATTTCTTGTATGTCTAACCTTTTAGAAGAAGATGAAATTTTTACCTTAGATGAAAATATGATTATTACTTCAAGTTCTCAATTAAGTATTGAGATGATTATTAGATTATTTTCAAATAAAAATAAATTGACAATAGCACTTTCAGACCCAAGTCATTACAGTGTAATTAATATTTTAGAGAAACTTGTTAACATTCGTGGGGTACATCTTTTAGATGATGGATGGGATTTTAAGGATTTTGAAAATATATTATCATTAGAAAAAATAGATTTAGTTTATGTAACTCCTAATTTTCATGATCCTTCTGGAATATGCTGGTCTGAAGATAAAAAAATTTATCTTTTAGAACTAGCAGAAAAATTTGATTTTTATATTATTGAAGAAGATAACTATTCTTCTTTATCTTATAGTAAAAAGTACCTTTCATTTAAAAGTTTTGAAAGAATAGGAAAAGAAAGAATTTTCTATATAAGAGATTTTTCAACACTCTTAGGTTCTTTCTTGGGTTTAACTTGTGTAATTGTTCCTCCAAAACTTAAAGATAAATTCTTGATGGAAAAAATTGCTTTTTCTATTATACCTTCACAAGTTCAACAAAATATGTTGGAAACTTTTATAAATAATGGCTATTTTTTCTTCTTTTTAAATAAACTTAAAAATATTTTAAACAATAGACTAAATTATCTTGTAAATGAATTAAAAAATATAGCAGAATTAAAAATTATGCATCAACCTGAAGGAGGTTTTTTTATATGGCTTAAATTAAATCACCAAATAGATGAAGATATATTTTACGAACTATGTAAAAATAATGGTCTTTTAATTCTTCCAGGATATATCTTCTATGAAGATAATAGAAATAATGCTAAATTTAGAATATCTTTTGCTTCAACTTCGCTTTATGAAATAGAAATTGGAATAAAAAAAATAAAAAAAATAATATCTTATTTAAAAGAAATCAATTAGGAGGTTCTATGTTATTAGAAAATGAAAGAAAAGAAATAATAGTATATGGAAAAAAAATGATAACTGATGGCTTAACCAGAGGTACTGGTGGAAATATAAGTATATGTAATGCTGAACAAAAATTAATGGCAATAACTCCAAGTGGAATAGATTACTTTAAATTAACACCAGAAGATATAGTAATTATTGATGTTGAGACAGGAAAAATAGTTGATGGAAACAGAGTTCCTTCCAGTGAAAGCGATATGCATAGAATTTTCTATAAATATAGAAAAGATGTTTTTTCAGTTGTCCACACTCATTCAAAATATGCAACTGTAATCTCTTGTACTGACATAGAAGGATTACCTGCAATAAATTATTTATTAGCAGTTGCTGGCACTGATGTTCCCTGTGCTGAATATGCAACATATGGAACTGTAAAATTAGCTAAAAATGCTTTTAAAGCAATGGAAGATAAAAAGGCTGTACTTCTTAGTAACCATGGAATGATAGCTATTGGGAAAAATTTAGCAGAAGCATATAATATTGCTGAAAATGTTGAATTTTGTTCAGAACTTTTTTGTATTTCAAAATCAATAGGATCTCCTAAAATTTTATCAAAAGAAGAAATGTTAAATATGATAGAAAGATTTAAAGACTATGGAAAAAGAGTTGAAGAACATGAGGAGATTTAAAAGAAGCAATAGAAGATTACATAGGTTATTAGAATGACAAAAGAATAAAGAAAAAGGATTAACTTCTACTCCTTACAGAAGTCAATCCTTGTTGGTAAGTTAAACTAAATATATCCAACTTTTTGGGATTAGTACAAATTGAAATAATATTTATTTAATAAAAACTAAAGAAAGCCAAGGAACATATGTTATTATTACAAGTGCAAAAATAGCTGCAATAAAAAATGGAATAATCAATTTAAACATGCTATCCAATTTTATCTTTGCAACAGCTGCTCCGACAAATAGATTACATCCATATGGAGGTGTACAAAGTCCTATGGCTAAATTAACCGCCATTACAACTCCAAAATGAACTGGATTTATTCCTAAGGCTTTTACAGTTGGCAATAACATTGGTGCCATTACAATGATGGCTGGAACTGTATCCAAAAATAATCCAATAAAAAGTAAAATTAAATTTATAAAGAAAAGTACAACAAATGGATTACTAGAAATAGTAGTTAAAAAAGTAGAAATCATTTGAGGAACTTTTTCAAAAGTCATAAAAGTTGAAAATACAGTAGAATAACCTAATAAAAAAGAGGTTATCCCATTTAGTACAGCTGCATCTAATAAAGTATTGTACAGTGCTTTTAAATTTAAATCTTTATAAATAAAATAACTAACAAAAGCAGAATAAACTACTGATATACAAGCAGCTTCAGTAGGAGTAAAAATTCCTGAATAAATTCCACCAAGTATAATTGTTGGTGATAGCAATGCCCATA
It encodes:
- the mtnK gene encoding S-methyl-5-thioribose kinase, which encodes MKYQEHFLLDCDEVISYVKEKNLFPENANLTVKEIGDGNINYIFKVENKIDGKSIVLKQADKLLRSSGRPLDLIRSKIEANILRIENNLAPHFVPEIYFYDEIMCVLAMEDISEYKNLRTELIAGKIFPNFADNISEFLSRTLLLTTDLFMNKFEKKKNVKEFINPELCDISECLVFTEPYDNNRNRNIITAGNEEFVENMLYKNEDLHFSILKLREKFMNYSQSLIHGDLHSGSIFINEKGIKIIDPEFSFYGPMAYDIGNVIGNLYFPLYRAKFFVEDSKKKEEFINWLEKCILDIPILFSKKCKLLWEKYSNDKLLKNKKFREYYIENIVKDSLAYAGTEMIRRIVGDAKVLELTSLENSEKKLQLEKELINKAVSMIMKN
- the ilvA gene encoding threonine ammonia-lyase, yielding MAKLEAFIKAKEKLSKVLLETHLIYSPIFSKESGNKVFIKPENLQKTGSFKIRGAYNKISNLTDAEKKRGVIASSAGNHAQGVAYGAKESGIKAVIVMPKSTPLIKVESTKQYGAEVILHGDVYDDAFKKAKELEEKEGYVFVHPFNDEDVLDGQGTIALEILEELPETDIILVPIGGGGLISGIACAAKILKPEIKIIGVEPERAASAYEAIKENKVVELKEANTIADGTAVKKIGDLNFEYIKKYVDEIITVSDYELMEAFLLLVEKHKIIAENSGILSVAATKKIKEKNKKIVSVISGGNIDVLMISSMINKGLIRRDRIFNFSVNIPDKPGELAKVVDLIAEQGANVIKLEHNQFKNLSRFKDVELQVTVETNGSEHVKNLVQVFEEKGYEIVKIKSKVN
- a CDS encoding aminotransferase-like domain-containing protein, with protein sequence MKYEEVIQDIKVKIIQGYWKVDDKLPSLRQLARKYETSSNTIAFAFRILRDEGYIFSIPAVGYFIKKRKDFQISKQVKTILKSYYDAENKNDNLINFTSTNLLSKYINNNLISYLFEAQKKNFNQNKALENNSSLISCMSNLLEEDEIFTLDENMIITSSSQLSIEMIIRLFSNKNKLTIALSDPSHYSVINILEKLVNIRGVHLLDDGWDFKDFENILSLEKIDLVYVTPNFHDPSGICWSEDKKIYLLELAEKFDFYIIEEDNYSSLSYSKKYLSFKSFERIGKERIFYIRDFSTLLGSFLGLTCVIVPPKLKDKFLMEKIAFSIIPSQVQQNMLETFINNGYFFFFLNKLKNILNNRLNYLVNELKNIAELKIMHQPEGGFFIWLKLNHQIDEDIFYELCKNNGLLILPGYIFYEDNRNNAKFRISFASTSLYEIEIGIKKIKKIISYLKEIN
- a CDS encoding Na+/H+ antiporter NhaC family protein yields the protein MKKKGSFLGLVPLLIFLLIYASTGIFTDKIDNMPLLVAFTITVAIALCFNNPNKEKINFEQKVEIFCKGASDSTLLLLVIIFLLAGAFYSVADAMGAVKSMVNLGLTLLPLKMLLPGLFIIGCILSFAMGTSMGTVSALTPIAVGIANETGISLPLICGVVVGGAMFGDNLSFISDTTIAATRTQEVEMKDKFKVNFLIVLPAVILNIIVLSFIGGEGVQGAVYEYSLLNLVPYVSIIVLALIGINVIIVLTIGVVLGLIIGLINNSFTFIEIFSVVQRGMGWMENMAIIALVVGGVVAIMEYLGGIDYLLENLTAKIKSKKGAEFGISILVSLLCLATTNNTVSIITAGPLAKDIADKFSVDRRRVAGLLDIFSSAFQGLMPYAGQILVAAAMAQISPVSIVPYSWYSMFMIVMGILAIITGIPKLKEKN
- a CDS encoding S-methyl-5-thioribose-1-phosphate isomerase, which gives rise to MQRMDEGLAFLLQYENVAWYQDGKVKILDRRVYPREIKFVICTNYLEVRQAIADMVTQSAGPYTAAGMGMALAAYQSKNLSKEEQIKFLEKASYDISTARPTTINRMKLVTESCLEVAKQAITENKNPVEVIFQRTYDSLERRYKRMSLVAKNLVSLFPNKGKVLTQCFGETIVGCMGREIKNQNKDIEFFCPETRPYLQGARLTASVLKEQGFKTTVITDNMVAWTISRKNIDLFTSAADTICMDGYIVNKVGTLQIAILCKHFGIPYFVTGIPDIDKLKKDIVIEERNPNEVLEFNNLKNTLNGVEAYYPAFDITPPYLINGVVTDKKIFSPYNLDEYFKDEVEQYY
- a CDS encoding aminoacyl-histidine dipeptidase, which translates into the protein MMRKLENLKPERVFYYFEELSKIPRESGNEKAVSDYLTETAKKLGLKTYQDENLNVIVQKPATKGYENSNGIILQGHIDMVCEKELESKHNFKVDALKLIVEDGYLRADATTLGADNGIAVAMSLAILEDNNLEHPQIEFLGTVEEETTMKGALGLKPNLLSGKYFINIDSEEEGLLTAGSAGGRTVVIDFEEEKAIFSKDTYTFFMLGVKNLIGGHSGMEIDKGRMNANKILTEFLLEVKKNFEIKLCSFKGGTKENAIPRVAMVEIAVMKKDVKNFKIKVTEIMKNIIDKYISIEKNIELEMFPTDEHSKCFSDDFFNRFLTFMTEAPTGLNTWLEAYPDIVESSDNIAILRTFDDKIHIEVSLRSAEPTVMDELTVTFENLSKKYKANFQVTKGYPEWKFRKDSHLRNTALNLYNNLFGKNMEVTVMHAGLECGVIGVNYPDLDMISIGPNIYDVHTPKEKMDIKSVERTYLYITELLKTLK
- a CDS encoding L-fuculose-phosphate aldolase produces the protein MLLENERKEIIVYGKKMITDGLTRGTGGNISICNAEQKLMAITPSGIDYFKLTPEDIVIIDVETGKIVDGNRVPSSESDMHRIFYKYRKDVFSVVHTHSKYATVISCTDIEGLPAINYLLAVAGTDVPCAEYATYGTVKLAKNAFKAMEDKKAVLLSNHGMIAIGKNLAEAYNIAENVEFCSELFCISKSIGSPKILSKEEMLNMIERFKDYGKRVEEHEEI
- a CDS encoding iron-containing alcohol dehydrogenase — encoded protein: MDNFNYKNDTKIIFGKDNYSEIGKNIKIFSKRTPKILLHYETDGELIKKLGIYEKVISSLKEFDIEFIELGGVVPNPRLSLVYEGIKICKEENITFILAVGGASVIDSAKAISLGAVDNGDIWDFFTGKRIPQDTLGIGVVLTIPGAGSEMSESSIITDENKKQKAVCDTEVNFPKFAILNPEVCYTIPDRLMAAGIVDILSHLMERYFTKSIDTALSDSLIEATMKTVVKYGPLLMKDRKNYNYCSQIMWAATMAHNGMIACGRVADWASHRIEHEISGIYDLTHGIGMAIIFPAWMKYTKNIHPQIFEKFFKEVFNITNIDEGINKLEEFFKSLGINLRLSDYGITEEYFSLMAEKALGNSETLGRFMQLNKQDIINILNLAK